In Bacteroidia bacterium, a genomic segment contains:
- a CDS encoding family 16 glycoside hydrolase: MKSPLLSRFLIFSLAAIFACTGNEESHDTPTVAEQTDKLEKLPLYDLSQFQPTDENWKIVGEVFSLPDEPQNMTTEAGVGILANQNNETHRKNIFTAFEHEDIEIEWEFLMPKGSNSGVYFQGRYEVQLFDSWKTAPVTYVDCGGIYQRWDETKPEGEKGFEGIAPKVNASLAPGLWQRMRVIFRAPRFDEKGNKTENARFVEVIFNGITIHEDVEVTGPTRAAAFANEQATGPIMIQGDHGPVAFRNIRYRLFNRESLAMDKINYRYYHGRWDVLPPFDSLEVRAEGTSRFFDIEKIKTRDNNYGIRFFGPLPITREGDYYFTIISDDGSRLYIDDKVVASNDSTHAEQPRKGKVFLSEGTHNLTLDFFQGGGGAFLQVFVEGPGTPYSPFHSPPSLLKQGGTSSMLAISPRDYPELLRGFSMFNGKKRTHVINVGDPEGMNYAYDLHQGALLKVWRGGFLNVAPMWEGRGETQLSIPLGTAVEICGTPTLAMIENPASAWPDSLPDQAHFYPRGYTLDENGFPEFHYSAWETQVSDKITPDKGVLKREIIYTSPTARQMLWTVLARGSSIRKIGENQYNVGGAFYLITDPALEKNLTIRKIQGQEELVVPVLKGEKETRITYSLDW, translated from the coding sequence ATGAAATCCCCGCTTCTGTCCAGATTTCTTATATTTTCTCTGGCGGCAATATTTGCCTGTACAGGGAATGAAGAAAGTCATGATACCCCAACTGTCGCAGAACAGACCGACAAGCTCGAAAAACTTCCCTTATATGACCTGAGTCAATTTCAGCCGACAGACGAAAACTGGAAAATTGTGGGAGAAGTTTTTTCACTTCCCGACGAACCTCAAAACATGACTACGGAGGCGGGGGTTGGTATTCTCGCTAATCAAAATAATGAAACGCACCGGAAAAATATTTTTACCGCATTTGAGCATGAAGACATTGAAATCGAATGGGAGTTTTTAATGCCCAAAGGCTCTAATTCTGGTGTTTATTTCCAGGGCAGATACGAGGTTCAACTATTTGACAGTTGGAAAACAGCACCCGTAACGTATGTGGATTGCGGCGGTATTTATCAACGCTGGGACGAAACAAAACCTGAAGGAGAAAAAGGATTTGAAGGAATCGCACCCAAAGTAAATGCCTCATTGGCACCCGGTCTCTGGCAGCGAATGCGCGTAATTTTTCGCGCACCGAGATTCGACGAAAAAGGCAATAAAACTGAAAATGCCCGATTTGTAGAAGTGATTTTTAACGGAATCACCATTCATGAAGATGTCGAAGTAACCGGCCCCACGCGAGCAGCGGCCTTCGCCAATGAACAGGCAACCGGCCCGATTATGATTCAGGGAGACCACGGCCCTGTGGCTTTCCGCAACATCCGCTACCGGCTGTTCAACCGGGAAAGCCTGGCCATGGACAAAATCAATTACCGCTACTACCACGGCCGCTGGGATGTACTTCCGCCTTTTGATTCTTTAGAGGTCAGAGCAGAAGGGACTTCCCGTTTTTTTGACATCGAAAAAATTAAAACCCGCGATAATAATTACGGCATACGATTCTTTGGCCCATTGCCGATTACCAGGGAAGGGGATTATTATTTCACAATTATCTCTGACGATGGCTCAAGACTTTATATTGACGATAAAGTAGTTGCCAGCAACGATAGCACTCACGCTGAACAGCCCCGTAAGGGCAAAGTATTTCTCTCTGAAGGAACACACAACCTCACCCTCGATTTTTTCCAGGGTGGTGGGGGTGCCTTTCTACAGGTGTTTGTCGAAGGACCTGGAACGCCCTACTCACCTTTTCACTCTCCGCCCTCTCTCCTCAAACAAGGGGGAACCAGTTCTATGCTGGCCATATCCCCACGGGACTACCCCGAATTGCTGAGAGGTTTCTCAATGTTTAATGGAAAAAAACGTACACACGTCATCAATGTGGGAGATCCTGAAGGAATGAACTACGCTTATGACCTGCACCAGGGAGCTCTGCTCAAAGTCTGGCGCGGTGGTTTTCTCAACGTAGCACCCATGTGGGAAGGCAGAGGGGAAACCCAGCTATCAATCCCACTCGGTACAGCGGTGGAAATCTGTGGTACTCCGACGCTGGCCATGATTGAAAATCCGGCAAGTGCCTGGCCTGACTCACTGCCTGATCAGGCACATTTCTACCCCAGAGGCTACACACTGGATGAAAATGGGTTTCCTGAATTTCATTATTCGGCCTGGGAGACCCAGGTATCCGACAAAATTACACCTGACAAGGGAGTATTAAAAAGGGAAATTATTTATACCTCACCTACGGCAAGACAAATGTTGTGGACAGTGCTTGCACGGGGATCCTCTATCCGGAAAATCGGGGAGAATCAATACAATGTAGGCGGAGCATTTTATCTGATTACAGATCCTGCGCTGGAAAAAAACCTGACGATAAGGAAGATTCAAGGCCAGGAGGAACTCGTAGTTCCTGTTCTAAAGGGAGAAAAAGAAACCCGGATTACTTACTCTTTGGATTGGTAG
- a CDS encoding ABC transporter permease — protein sequence MQKYLRLSLNLLYKLGPFGALLSVMALFAVIGIWNENFIRSFFSLYNEKTILTQTVIIGIGALGMTMVIISGGIDLSVGSQVALGTVIISLILNGGDPENMGFFRPLMAAMGGIGACAVVGWIGGFVSARFRIVPFIVTLGTMQVARGVAKWFAGEQTVPTGSNWLQSLMLVDPEPSWLVFAPGIWITLILLGVLYIVLKYTVLGRHIFAIGSNEQTAKLCGINVEWKRILIYTLCGLFTGVAAVMQYSNLTIGDPTAAAGMELDIIAAVVIGGGSLSGGEGSAVGSIVGALMIAVLRNGCNILGVPTYVQEIIIGLIIVGAVLVDNIRHRNRS from the coding sequence ATGCAGAAATATTTACGTCTTTCCCTAAATCTACTATACAAACTAGGTCCATTTGGTGCACTGCTTTCCGTAATGGCTCTGTTTGCGGTTATCGGAATCTGGAATGAGAATTTTATCCGTTCCTTCTTCTCCCTGTATAATGAAAAAACCATCCTTACTCAAACGGTAATCATCGGCATTGGGGCCCTGGGCATGACGATGGTGATTATTTCGGGAGGAATAGACCTGAGTGTAGGTTCACAGGTAGCACTGGGTACGGTCATTATTTCGCTGATTTTAAACGGTGGAGACCCAGAAAACATGGGTTTTTTCAGACCACTGATGGCTGCGATGGGAGGCATAGGCGCTTGTGCTGTCGTGGGATGGATAGGAGGTTTTGTCAGTGCCCGATTCCGGATTGTACCGTTTATTGTTACACTCGGCACGATGCAGGTAGCAAGAGGCGTAGCCAAATGGTTTGCCGGTGAGCAGACTGTTCCCACCGGTAGCAACTGGCTGCAGTCCTTAATGCTGGTCGATCCGGAACCATCATGGCTGGTGTTTGCACCCGGAATCTGGATTACACTGATACTACTGGGAGTACTATATATCGTACTGAAATACACCGTTTTAGGTCGTCACATTTTTGCAATTGGTTCTAATGAACAAACAGCCAAACTATGTGGGATCAATGTAGAATGGAAACGCATTCTGATTTACACACTTTGTGGGTTGTTTACCGGTGTGGCTGCAGTCATGCAATACAGTAACCTCACCATTGGAGACCCGACCGCTGCGGCGGGAATGGAACTGGATATTATCGCAGCTGTAGTCATTGGCGGAGGTTCACTCAGCGGCGGAGAAGGCAGTGCCGTAGGTTCGATCGTAGGTGCGCTCATGATCGCCGTTTTGAGAAATGGATGCAATATTCTCGGAGTACCTACTTATGTGCAGGAAATTATTATTGGTCTCATCATCGTTGGTGCCGTGCTGGTTGATAATATTCGCCACCGAAACCGTAGCTGA
- a CDS encoding sugar ABC transporter ATP-binding protein — protein MLQLHNIHKTFGPVKALRGVSLSVNKGEVHAIIGENGAGKSTLMKILSGATQPDRGGSIKLLGQNYHPEDPAEGRNAGISMIYQELNLARHLTIEENILLGMESTRWGFVRDQSAKVREALDWLEQHDLTPRMKVGDLSIGKKQMVEIARALVAESKIVIMDEPTSSLSAEDTQALFRVIRRLKEKGISVLYISHFLEEIKEICDRFTVLRDGETVATGDVSTTEIDTLITHMVGRSVEELYPAIPHQQGEVVLAVNNLKGSGDLPDDVSFSLHRGEIMGIAGLVGAGRSETIRTIFGLDKAQNGEVKITGQPTISATWLNPRKALGQSLDLLSENRKEEGLALNMSIGANITLSALHRYARLGFVRLKEETDATEEWVKTMNIKCRDGNQAIQNLSGGNQQKACIARLLHHNSDIFFLDEPTRGIDVGSKAEIYRLIQELAAQGKAIVVVSSYLPELLGICDTLAVMYRGKLSQIRPLKNWPRQEVMRFATSGTINETI, from the coding sequence ATGCTGCAACTACATAATATTCACAAAACATTTGGTCCGGTAAAAGCCCTGCGGGGGGTATCACTTTCAGTGAACAAAGGCGAAGTACATGCCATAATTGGTGAAAACGGAGCCGGAAAAAGTACCCTGATGAAAATTCTCAGCGGTGCCACCCAGCCTGACCGTGGCGGAAGCATTAAGCTTTTGGGGCAAAATTACCACCCCGAAGATCCTGCGGAAGGAAGAAATGCCGGGATATCCATGATATACCAGGAATTAAACCTCGCACGCCATCTTACGATTGAGGAAAATATTCTTTTGGGAATGGAATCCACCCGCTGGGGATTTGTACGCGACCAAAGTGCCAAAGTCAGAGAAGCCCTCGACTGGCTGGAACAACACGATCTTACTCCCCGGATGAAAGTAGGCGATCTCAGCATCGGGAAAAAACAAATGGTCGAAATCGCCCGCGCACTCGTAGCAGAATCGAAGATTGTCATCATGGACGAACCGACAAGCTCTCTTTCTGCCGAGGATACACAGGCACTTTTCAGGGTTATCCGAAGGCTAAAAGAAAAGGGCATTTCGGTGCTGTATATCAGCCATTTTCTCGAAGAAATCAAAGAAATCTGCGACCGCTTTACGGTGCTTCGTGACGGAGAAACCGTAGCTACAGGGGATGTATCCACGACAGAAATCGACACACTGATCACACATATGGTTGGCCGCTCAGTCGAAGAGCTTTATCCCGCGATTCCTCATCAGCAGGGAGAGGTGGTTTTAGCGGTAAATAACCTGAAAGGCTCCGGTGACCTGCCGGATGATGTGTCTTTTTCGCTTCACCGCGGTGAGATCATGGGCATAGCCGGGCTGGTCGGTGCAGGAAGGTCAGAAACCATTCGCACCATCTTTGGGCTCGACAAAGCGCAAAATGGCGAAGTGAAAATTACCGGACAACCGACCATTTCCGCCACCTGGCTCAACCCGCGCAAGGCGCTTGGCCAAAGCCTTGACCTTCTGAGTGAAAACCGAAAGGAAGAAGGCCTTGCGCTCAATATGTCCATAGGTGCCAATATCACCCTTTCCGCCCTTCATCGTTATGCCCGACTGGGATTTGTCCGGTTAAAAGAAGAAACAGATGCAACAGAAGAATGGGTAAAAACCATGAATATTAAATGCCGGGACGGGAATCAGGCCATCCAGAATCTTTCCGGAGGCAACCAGCAAAAGGCCTGTATTGCGCGGTTACTTCACCACAACAGCGATATTTTTTTCCTTGACGAACCAACCCGCGGCATAGATGTGGGCAGTAAAGCAGAAATTTATCGGCTCATACAGGAACTCGCTGCCCAGGGGAAAGCCATTGTGGTAGTCAGCTCCTATTTACCAGAGCTATTAGGGATCTGTGATACGCTGGCAGTCATGTACAGAGGGAAATTGTCACAGATTCGCCCACTTAAAAACTGGCCCAGACAGGAAGTCATGCGGTTTGCTACTTCAGGAACCATTAACGAAACGATTTGA
- a CDS encoding substrate-binding domain-containing protein has protein sequence MIRLLTTTLIASFLLLWSGCGETSSGDKKLRIAVIPKGTTHIFWKSVHAGAKKAENDLGVEIIWQGPLKESDRQTQIQIVQNFISQNIDAIVLAPLDSRSLVPVVKSAGKRNLPVVIFDSDLDSDDYQSFVATDNYKGGQLCAELLAEKMGNKGKAILMRYLEGSASTTNREQGFLDRMAEIAPDIELISTNQYAGATIERGLQSSQNLLNRFPEVEGIYCPNETSVQAMLRALQTSGKAGKVILVGFDANETLIQGIKDGELHGVALQDPFMMGYKGVETAVKVVRGEPFDKRVDTGVVMVTKDNMDLPEIQKLLYPEVEKWLGE, from the coding sequence ATGATACGTTTACTCACTACTACCCTGATTGCATCTTTCCTCCTTTTATGGAGCGGCTGCGGTGAAACTTCTTCCGGAGATAAAAAACTGCGTATTGCAGTTATACCCAAAGGTACTACCCATATCTTCTGGAAAAGCGTGCATGCTGGTGCAAAAAAAGCCGAAAATGACCTTGGCGTTGAAATTATCTGGCAAGGGCCGCTGAAAGAATCTGATCGCCAGACGCAAATCCAGATTGTGCAAAATTTTATCAGCCAGAATATTGATGCCATTGTGCTGGCGCCGCTTGACTCCCGCAGTCTTGTTCCGGTAGTAAAATCTGCCGGAAAAAGAAACCTCCCCGTAGTCATATTTGACTCCGACCTGGACTCCGACGACTACCAAAGTTTTGTGGCAACAGACAACTACAAAGGCGGCCAACTTTGTGCAGAACTTCTGGCCGAGAAGATGGGCAATAAAGGCAAAGCCATTCTGATGCGTTATCTGGAAGGTTCTGCCTCCACGACAAACCGCGAACAAGGTTTCCTTGACCGGATGGCAGAAATTGCCCCAGACATCGAGCTGATCTCTACCAACCAATATGCAGGCGCCACCATCGAACGCGGCCTCCAGTCTTCCCAAAACCTGCTCAACCGGTTTCCGGAAGTAGAGGGAATCTATTGCCCCAACGAAACCAGCGTTCAGGCGATGCTCCGCGCCCTGCAGACTTCAGGTAAAGCTGGAAAAGTCATTCTCGTAGGTTTTGATGCCAACGAAACGCTGATTCAGGGAATCAAAGACGGAGAACTTCACGGCGTTGCGCTACAGGATCCCTTTATGATGGGATATAAAGGCGTGGAAACAGCAGTAAAAGTTGTGCGCGGTGAGCCATTTGACAAACGCGTCGATACAGGCGTAGTCATGGTAACCAAAGACAATATGGATTTACCCGAAATTCAAAAATTGCTGTACCCTGAAGTGGAAAAGTGGCTGGGAGAGTAA
- a CDS encoding GNAT family N-acetyltransferase gives MNLREIHVTDAEAFIKLLSTIESESPFALLEPGERRTTIREQMDEIETILDRDNQTILIVEDGAELVGWLGAFGDSHRRTRHNVLLAVGVREDYRRKGIGSWLFTEIEKWAWAHNIRRMELIVLSQNKAGIGLYRKMGFQIEGTKRESYLLDGEYVDEYIMSKLLIRPEPPKRNPFPKW, from the coding sequence ATGAACCTGAGAGAAATTCACGTTACGGACGCCGAAGCTTTTATCAAACTGCTCTCCACCATTGAGTCGGAGTCTCCTTTTGCCCTGCTTGAACCTGGCGAAAGGCGTACAACCATCCGCGAGCAGATGGATGAAATCGAAACGATCCTTGACCGTGACAATCAGACAATACTTATTGTCGAAGATGGCGCAGAACTGGTTGGCTGGCTGGGCGCTTTTGGCGATTCGCACCGCCGCACCCGCCACAATGTACTGCTGGCAGTCGGTGTACGCGAAGACTATCGCCGCAAAGGCATTGGTTCCTGGCTGTTTACTGAAATTGAAAAATGGGCATGGGCTCACAATATCCGCAGGATGGAACTTATTGTTCTCTCTCAAAATAAAGCGGGAATCGGCTTATACCGAAAGATGGGCTTTCAGATTGAAGGCACGAAAAGAGAATCGTACCTTCTCGATGGAGAATATGTGGACGAATACATCATGTCAAAACTTCTGATTCGACCCGAACCCCCAAAGCGAAATCCTTTTCCCAAATGGTAA
- a CDS encoding S41 family peptidase → MKTSLILSVFLIFSASIFAQPQIHNSFALDSILTLAMTSSVNRDSVNWEKLKPQIYALHKEEGIIAAGKLILKELKDFHGRIWVNNVPYNGLSKPWKTSTMVFDSLILDQYRRTAIPVLGQVIKEEFGYIRIPGLIMGPADSLYAWQIRQTILDIQQKNKPKGWIIDLRLNGGGTMYPMLAGLCDFYGDTKVGAFAEKSSGYNENWIIKDQNLYIDDRQMTDYQLSKMDNYLQLDTVPVVVLISAATSSSGEITAISFKNRPKTFFIGEETSGYTTTVTWQPITENIVIQLTISFYADRLGNIYEGDSVIPDEYVEGGDNFYDLEKDVKILRAVEWLKRN, encoded by the coding sequence ATGAAAACGAGCCTGATTTTATCCGTTTTTCTGATTTTCTCAGCTTCCATTTTTGCTCAGCCGCAAATACATAATTCCTTTGCACTCGATAGTATCCTGACCCTGGCCATGACTTCCTCGGTCAATCGAGATAGCGTAAACTGGGAAAAACTCAAACCGCAGATTTATGCCCTGCACAAAGAAGAGGGTATTATTGCTGCGGGGAAACTGATCCTCAAAGAGCTAAAGGACTTCCACGGAAGAATCTGGGTAAACAATGTACCCTACAATGGCTTGTCCAAACCCTGGAAAACCTCCACCATGGTCTTTGATTCACTCATTCTGGATCAATACCGCAGAACGGCAATACCGGTTTTGGGACAGGTCATAAAGGAAGAATTCGGTTATATCAGAATCCCCGGCCTGATCATGGGGCCCGCGGATTCACTCTATGCCTGGCAGATCAGACAAACGATCCTGGACATCCAGCAAAAAAACAAACCCAAAGGTTGGATCATTGACCTTCGACTCAATGGTGGGGGAACCATGTATCCCATGCTGGCGGGATTATGTGATTTTTACGGGGACACCAAAGTGGGGGCATTCGCTGAAAAATCTTCTGGTTATAATGAAAACTGGATCATCAAAGACCAGAATCTCTACATCGATGACCGGCAGATGACTGACTATCAATTGTCCAAAATGGACAATTACCTACAGCTGGATACCGTTCCGGTTGTCGTCCTGATCAGTGCGGCAACCTCCAGTTCGGGAGAAATTACGGCTATTTCTTTTAAAAACAGACCCAAAACCTTCTTTATCGGCGAGGAAACTTCAGGATACACCACAACCGTAACCTGGCAGCCCATCACTGAAAATATTGTAATTCAGCTGACCATCAGTTTTTATGCAGACCGGTTGGGAAATATTTACGAAGGTGATTCGGTAATTCCAGATGAATATGTAGAAGGCGGAGACAATTTTTATGATCTGGAAAAGGATGTAAAAATATTGCGGGCCGTAGAGTGGCTGAAGCGCAATTGA
- a CDS encoding cupin domain-containing protein → MQNPCHSTSLPEDMHPDARVIAEHFQFDKLPVEGTLFKSTYRSAREFASGAPFGTAMIGFYCEKPLSVSCFHRLTHDEIWHFYGGDPLVLYLLYENGTSREIVMGSDPAKGHEIQFVVPAGVWQGGCLIGGGRYALFGCTMAPGFTGNCFEGANAEVLIQQFPDRADIIRKLSVNGHETRMPDGFAS, encoded by the coding sequence ATGCAAAACCCTTGCCATTCAACATCACTCCCTGAAGATATGCACCCCGATGCCCGGGTTATTGCCGAACATTTTCAATTCGACAAACTCCCGGTAGAAGGAACCCTGTTTAAAAGCACCTATCGCTCTGCCCGGGAATTTGCCAGTGGCGCACCTTTCGGCACAGCGATGATCGGCTTTTACTGCGAAAAACCGCTGAGTGTGTCTTGTTTTCACCGGCTAACGCATGACGAAATCTGGCATTTTTACGGAGGCGATCCGCTGGTTCTTTATCTGCTGTATGAAAATGGCACAAGCCGGGAAATTGTCATGGGTAGTGACCCTGCGAAGGGGCATGAAATACAGTTTGTTGTACCTGCGGGTGTCTGGCAGGGAGGTTGTCTGATCGGGGGAGGTCGGTATGCATTATTTGGCTGTACGATGGCTCCCGGCTTTACGGGTAACTGTTTTGAAGGAGCAAATGCTGAAGTATTGATTCAACAATTTCCGGACAGAGCCGATATCATCCGCAAGCTGAGTGTAAACGGGCATGAAACCCGAATGCCGGATGGATTTGCTTCCTGA
- a CDS encoding TonB family protein, with protein sequence MKTSFSLLLIGFLLFPVILFSQTETPEMRKTEESELPFTKPKIKNIDALDPVKYPLKAVSRKIEGAVRVEVEVDEAGKYVAHNIVESADSLLSAAVDPYISQLKFEPARRGELAVPAVMELSVIFNIEKRVPIKTEIRVKY encoded by the coding sequence ATGAAAACTTCCTTTTCGCTTCTTTTGATTGGATTCCTCCTTTTCCCTGTGATACTTTTCTCCCAGACAGAAACACCGGAAATGCGCAAAACGGAAGAATCTGAACTTCCTTTCACCAAACCCAAAATCAAAAATATTGATGCCCTTGACCCCGTCAAATACCCGCTTAAAGCCGTTTCCAGGAAGATTGAAGGCGCGGTACGTGTAGAGGTAGAAGTGGATGAGGCGGGTAAATATGTGGCCCACAATATTGTAGAATCTGCGGATTCGCTTCTGTCAGCTGCAGTCGATCCCTATATTTCTCAGCTGAAGTTTGAACCTGCCAGAAGGGGAGAGCTGGCCGTTCCGGCTGTAATGGAGCTGTCCGTCATTTTCAACATCGAAAAGCGGGTTCCCATCAAAACAGAGATCAGAGTGAAGTACTGA
- a CDS encoding T9SS type A sorting domain-containing protein has translation MKTIFTIFGFCLFHMAIGQQFTAFDLNSKGAAYFGEFTEIGQKAYFSCATVGDTNSGIWVTDGTPAGTHVLSKVQAGGNLFFYELTALNNHLIFKAERTYADMVNGIELWHSDGTTAGTNILKDIWPGSGSSVPEQLYLFNGEVFFRATDSLNGTELWKTDGTANGTILVKNIAPGAAGSFVDNFTALGNQLFFSAYEPTTGNELWVTDGTPGGTHLFLDINATGNQSAGPRNFYVYQGKLYFTAESAGTGAELWVSDGTVQGTTFLKDINPGPDGSGIREFYGFNGKVYFNAQDDTHGEELWVTDGTSGGTYQIKDIHTGSASAYPLGYMNFQGHLYFSAYDDSHGNELWYTDGTEAGTQLYLDIIPGSDGSNPASMTTFGDSLYFVALEAIGDNQMFVTAGDPAQTHVISPPGNTAINPLFGLNFTVFNPVLNSLFFSADYDQTGQDMWQYTDASGGVGIEKQIKQQSLFSIWPNPADDIVRISSQLYPVRPISVEVTDLQGKITASESGFSDQMTIDISTLSPGLYMLKLQMGNSTSFHKLVIK, from the coding sequence ATGAAAACCATTTTCACAATCTTCGGATTTTGCCTTTTCCATATGGCGATTGGCCAACAATTTACGGCTTTTGATCTCAATTCTAAGGGCGCAGCCTATTTTGGGGAGTTTACCGAAATAGGACAAAAGGCCTATTTTTCCTGTGCTACGGTAGGCGATACCAACAGCGGTATCTGGGTAACAGATGGTACGCCGGCGGGTACTCATGTCCTAAGCAAAGTCCAGGCTGGTGGAAATCTCTTTTTCTATGAATTAACGGCTTTGAATAATCACTTGATTTTCAAAGCAGAACGCACTTACGCAGATATGGTAAACGGAATTGAATTATGGCATTCTGATGGGACAACAGCAGGTACAAACATCTTAAAGGACATATGGCCAGGCTCAGGCTCTTCCGTCCCCGAACAGTTATACCTTTTCAATGGAGAAGTGTTTTTTAGGGCAACGGACAGCCTGAATGGAACTGAGTTATGGAAAACCGATGGCACAGCTAACGGGACTATCCTTGTAAAAAATATTGCACCCGGAGCAGCAGGTTCATTTGTAGACAATTTTACAGCACTGGGAAATCAGTTATTTTTCTCTGCCTATGAACCAACTACAGGCAATGAATTATGGGTAACTGACGGAACCCCAGGCGGCACACACCTCTTTCTGGATATAAATGCAACCGGTAACCAATCCGCTGGTCCAAGGAATTTTTATGTTTATCAGGGAAAACTATATTTTACGGCAGAAAGTGCCGGAACCGGAGCTGAGTTATGGGTTTCTGATGGAACCGTGCAGGGAACTACATTTCTTAAAGATATAAATCCGGGGCCAGATGGCTCAGGGATACGCGAATTTTACGGCTTTAATGGAAAAGTATATTTTAATGCACAGGATGACACACATGGAGAAGAATTGTGGGTAACCGACGGGACTTCGGGTGGTACGTATCAAATTAAAGATATTCATACCGGTAGTGCATCTGCCTACCCATTAGGGTATATGAATTTTCAGGGCCATCTGTATTTTTCCGCCTATGATGATTCTCATGGAAATGAATTGTGGTATACAGATGGGACCGAAGCAGGTACCCAGCTTTACCTCGATATTATTCCCGGCTCCGACGGAAGTAATCCGGCATCTATGACTACTTTCGGAGATAGTCTTTATTTTGTAGCTCTGGAAGCTATAGGTGATAATCAGATGTTTGTAACTGCCGGTGATCCGGCACAAACGCATGTGATTAGTCCTCCGGGTAATACAGCTATCAATCCACTGTTTGGATTAAACTTTACGGTATTCAATCCTGTACTCAACAGCCTGTTTTTTTCGGCCGATTATGATCAGACTGGCCAGGATATGTGGCAATATACAGATGCCTCCGGAGGTGTTGGAATTGAAAAACAGATTAAACAGCAGTCCTTATTTTCCATCTGGCCAAACCCGGCTGATGATATCGTCAGGATTTCTTCCCAATTGTATCCTGTTAGGCCAATATCAGTTGAAGTGACAGATTTGCAGGGCAAAATAACAGCATCAGAATCTGGATTTTCAGATCAAATGACCATTGATATTTCCACACTTTCACCAGGTTTGTATATGCTAAAACTACAAATGGGGAATAGTACCAGCTTTCACAAACTAGTAATAAAATGA